In one window of Drosophila ananassae strain 14024-0371.13 chromosome XR, ASM1763931v2, whole genome shotgun sequence DNA:
- the LOC6501851 gene encoding uncharacterized protein LOC6501851 isoform X4, whose protein sequence is MGKTDNPSGYKLKETEKTVYLKNDTEVIGVQKKYIDVLKINMKDFYKVEDKMAKGDGSEVPPYKVFAQGPSASTTALAAAQKEDTTDLARSKASKDSPKNAALKNLPSTSKVFLDGKTINFGYEPKHTRVSLGMPEDNSAKNKEPLRSPSISPCKGEAMKVPVPPKSLSISPRKVNSDKDSFFPEKVDSETVPVPSDSPHIPTRKVDSEDVVVPLKAPPMLPRMINSESVPSRSDIPHILPRKVGSESAPVLSDCTPIISRKNKSKQGLSDRSPIQSESSDSALILFRRDNSKKVLGPSDVPPVHPRRVNAAKDLDRSNSPAIVPRKVSSENNPASKNSILPTKVNSKKVLDHSDLPPIHSRRVCSEKVPAPSDYSTIDTRSVSSDMSTVFSVSASIPGEVNSTKELSSDDDSSISDFSPIIFRKLNSMEVVEPLNSPPILPRQYNSDKFAVPSDFSSVFHRKNNSENNPVPLAFHQDSSPTTHRKFNSGKTLACSDSSPILPRKDNSYTAQVPELSSPTAPGMAASEKNLITAVPQSSPSTSTAGRLDSTSAKDLGKYNSEETEEEDADSAKEDDAPKEDTSKSNVLWKESFGEILLKNLEDSAMKIMEPHESLEESCNKFDPIQFENAANGTDPKPDSKDGEINQTSTRVSSQGENEKPRMRRSKKKKAYRKCLSNEQPGPDPQILLAQTETGELKLVDVVDFTPPSSNVSSSETLKEVKVGSAQKPKKEEKEEGQNPKEERDNELISHILRLRERYEQGIDREKIARVILKPHSEPFISQELADKIFMRFFYFSIFFFLFLFVCPIFDSPPLIEVFLKAVMRFIVENCKRDI, encoded by the exons ATGGGAAAAACGGATAACCCTTCTGGGTATAAGCTGAAGGAAACGGAGAAAACCGTTTACCTGAAGAACGATACTGAGGTCATAGGTGTCCAGAAGAAGTACATTGACGTCCTTAAGATTAACATGAAGGACTTCTACAAGGTTGAGGACAAAATGGCAAAGGGAGACGGGTCCGAAGTACCTCCATATAAGGTTTTTGCTCAAGGTCCTAGTGCTTCTACTACGGCCCTCGCAGCTGCACAGAAGGAGGATACCACTGACCTAGCACGCTCGAAAGCTTCCAAGGATTCGCCGAAGAACGCAGCCTTGAAGAATTTGCCAAGTACCTCGAAAGTATTTCTAGACGGAAAAACGATCAACTTTGGGTACGAACCGAAGCACACAAGGGTATCCTTGGGCATGCCAGAGGACAACTCTGCAAAGAATAAGGAGCCACTGCGCTCCCCATCAATCTCCCCATGTAAGGGCGAAGCCATGAAGGTTCCAGTCCCCCCAAAGTCGCTATCAATCTCTCCCAGAAAGGTCAACTCTGACAAGGACTCATTTTTCCCGGAAAAGGTAGACTCGGAGACAGTTCCAGTGCCCTCGGACTCGCCACATATCCCTACCAGAAAGGTCGACTCCGAAGATGTTGTGGTCCCTTTAAAAGCGCCACCGATGCTTCCAAGAATGATAAACTCCGAAAGTGTTCCATCTCGCTCCGACATTCCACACATCCTTCCCAGAAAGGTCGGCTCGGAGAGCGCTCCAGTCCTTTCGGACTGTACACCAATCATTTCCAGAAAGAACAAATCTAAGCAAG GTCTTTCCGATCGTTCCCCAATCCAATCGGAATCCTCGGACTCTGCATTAATTCTTTTCAGGAGGGACAACTCTAAGAAAGTTCTTGGCCCTTCGGATGTGCCACCAGTCCACCCCAGAAGAGTCAACGCTGCGAAGGATCTAGATCGCTCCAACTCCCCAGCAATCGTCCCTAGAAAGGTGAGTTCTGAAAACAATCCTGCCTCCAAGAACTCAATTCTTCCCACAAAGGTCAACTCTAAGAAAGTTTTAGACCACTCAGACTTGCCGCCAATCCACTCTAGAAGAGTCTGCTCTGAAAAGGTTCCAGCTCCGTCCGACTATTCAACTATCGACACCAGAAGCGTGAGTTCCGACATGAGCACTGTCTTCTCAGTTTCGGCATCAATTCCCGGAGAGGTCAACTCTACAAAAGAACTCAGCTCAGATGACGACTCATCAATCTCCGACTTTTCGCCAATCATCTTCAGGAAGCTCAACTCTATGGAAGTTGTGGAGCCTTTGAATTCGCCACCAATCCTCCCCAGGCAGTATAACTCTGACAAATTTGCAGTTCCTTCCGATTTCTCATCAGTCTTCCACAGGAAGAACAACTCTGAAAACAATCCGGTCCCCTTGGCTTTTCACCAGGACTCTTCCCCAACCACCCACAGGAAGTTTAATTCTGGGAAGACTTTAGCTTGTTCCGACTCTTCACCCATCCTCCCCAGAAAGGACAACTCTTACACGGCTCAAGTCCCTGAGCTCTCTTCACCAACAGCACCCGGAATGGCCGCCTCTGAGAAGAATCTAATCACCGCGGTTCCTCAATCTAGCCCATCAA CTTCCACAGCCGGTCGACTGGACTCCACCTCTGCCAAGGACCTTGGAAAATACAACTCTGAGGAGACTGAAGAAGAAGATGCCGACAGCGCCAAGGAAGATGATGCTCCGAAGGAGGACACATCGAAATCGAACGTGCTCTGGAAAGAGAGCTTCGGGGAAATTTTGCTTAAGAATCTAGAGGACAGTGCTATGAAAATAATGGAACCGCACGAGTCCCTTGAGGAGTCTTGCAATAAATTCGATCCGATTCAGTTTGAGAACGCTGCCAATGGAACTGATCCAAAACCTGATTCCAAGGATGGCGAAATCAACCAGACCTCCACTAGGGTCTCCAGCCAGGGGGAGAATGAGAAGCCTCGAATGCGCAGatcgaagaagaagaaggctTACAGGAAATGCCTCAGCAATGAACAGCCTGGCCCAGATCCCCAGATCCTCCTGGCTCAGACAGAGACCGGCGAGCTGAAATTGGTGGATGTGGTTGACTTTACGCCTCCGTCCTCCAATGTTTCGTCATCTGAGACTCTAAAGGAGGTGAAAGTGGGGTCCGCACAGAAGCCgaaaaaggaggaaaaagagGAAGGCCAAAATCCAAAAGAGGAACGAGACAATGAGCTGATAAGCCACATCCTTAGGCTACGCGAACGCTATGAACAGGGTATAGACAGGGAGAAGATTGCCCGGGTAATCTTGAAGCCCCATTCAGAGCCTTTCATTTCGCAGGAATTGGCAGACAAGATTTTCATGAGATTTTTCTACTTCTCTATTTTCTTCTTTCTCTTCTTGTTTGTCTGTCCTATCTTTGACAGTCCTCCGTTGATAGAAGTCTTTCTGAAGGCTGTGATGCGATTCATTGTTGAGAATTGCAAGCgcgatatttaa
- the LOC6501851 gene encoding uncharacterized protein LOC6501851 isoform X3 — MGKTDNPSGYKLKETEKTVYLKNDTEVIGVQKKYIDVLKINMKDFYKVEDKMAKGDGSEVPPYKVFAQGPSASTTALAAAQKEDTTDLARSKASKDSPKNAALKNLPSTSKVFLDGKTINFGYEPKHTRVSLGMPEDNSAKNKEPLRSPSISPCKGEAMKVPVPPKSLSISPRKVNSDKDSFFPEKVDSETVPVPSDSPHIPTRKVDSEDVVVPLKAPPMLPRMINSESVPSRSDIPHILPRKVGSESAPVLSDCTPIISRKNKSKQGIVPSAPPTIRIQTSTSGNSSGLSDRSPIQSESSDSALILFRRDNSKKVLGPSDVPPVHPRRVNAAKDLDRSNSPAIVPRKVSSENNPASKNSILPTKVNSKKVLDHSDLPPIHSRRVCSEKVPAPSDYSTIDTRSVSSDMSTVFSVSASIPGEVNSTKELSSDDDSSISDFSPIIFRKLNSMEVVEPLNSPPILPRQKNNSENNPVPLAFHQDSSPTTHRKFNSGKTLACSDSSPILPRKDNSYTAQVPELSSPTAPGMAASEKNLITAVPQSSPSTSTAGRLDSTSAKDLGKYNSEETEEEDADSAKEDDAPKEDTSKSNVLWKESFGEILLKNLEDSAMKIMEPHESLEESCNKFDPIQFENAANGTDPKPDSKDGEINQTSTRVSSQGENEKPRMRRSKKKKAYRKCLSNEQPGPDPQILLAQTETGELKLVDVVDFTPPSSNVSSSETLKEVKVGSAQKPKKEEKEEGQNPKEERDNELISHILRLRERYEQGIDREKIARVILKPHSEPFISQELADKIFMRFFYFSIFFFLFLFVCPIFDSPPLIEVFLKAVMRFIVENCKRDI, encoded by the exons ATGGGAAAAACGGATAACCCTTCTGGGTATAAGCTGAAGGAAACGGAGAAAACCGTTTACCTGAAGAACGATACTGAGGTCATAGGTGTCCAGAAGAAGTACATTGACGTCCTTAAGATTAACATGAAGGACTTCTACAAGGTTGAGGACAAAATGGCAAAGGGAGACGGGTCCGAAGTACCTCCATATAAGGTTTTTGCTCAAGGTCCTAGTGCTTCTACTACGGCCCTCGCAGCTGCACAGAAGGAGGATACCACTGACCTAGCACGCTCGAAAGCTTCCAAGGATTCGCCGAAGAACGCAGCCTTGAAGAATTTGCCAAGTACCTCGAAAGTATTTCTAGACGGAAAAACGATCAACTTTGGGTACGAACCGAAGCACACAAGGGTATCCTTGGGCATGCCAGAGGACAACTCTGCAAAGAATAAGGAGCCACTGCGCTCCCCATCAATCTCCCCATGTAAGGGCGAAGCCATGAAGGTTCCAGTCCCCCCAAAGTCGCTATCAATCTCTCCCAGAAAGGTCAACTCTGACAAGGACTCATTTTTCCCGGAAAAGGTAGACTCGGAGACAGTTCCAGTGCCCTCGGACTCGCCACATATCCCTACCAGAAAGGTCGACTCCGAAGATGTTGTGGTCCCTTTAAAAGCGCCACCGATGCTTCCAAGAATGATAAACTCCGAAAGTGTTCCATCTCGCTCCGACATTCCACACATCCTTCCCAGAAAGGTCGGCTCGGAGAGCGCTCCAGTCCTTTCGGACTGTACACCAATCATTTCCAGAAAGAACAAATCTAAGCAAGGTATAGTCCCATCGGCCCCTCCAACAATCCGCATTCAAACATCTACATCTGGGAACAGTTCAGGTCTTTCCGATCGTTCCCCAATCCAATCGGAATCCTCGGACTCTGCATTAATTCTTTTCAGGAGGGACAACTCTAAGAAAGTTCTTGGCCCTTCGGATGTGCCACCAGTCCACCCCAGAAGAGTCAACGCTGCGAAGGATCTAGATCGCTCCAACTCCCCAGCAATCGTCCCTAGAAAGGTGAGTTCTGAAAACAATCCTGCCTCCAAGAACTCAATTCTTCCCACAAAGGTCAACTCTAAGAAAGTTTTAGACCACTCAGACTTGCCGCCAATCCACTCTAGAAGAGTCTGCTCTGAAAAGGTTCCAGCTCCGTCCGACTATTCAACTATCGACACCAGAAGCGTGAGTTCCGACATGAGCACTGTCTTCTCAGTTTCGGCATCAATTCCCGGAGAGGTCAACTCTACAAAAGAACTCAGCTCAGATGACGACTCATCAATCTCCGACTTTTCGCCAATCATCTTCAGGAAGCTCAACTCTATGGAAGTTGTGGAGCCTTTGAATTCGCCACCAATCCTCCCCAGGCA GAAGAACAACTCTGAAAACAATCCGGTCCCCTTGGCTTTTCACCAGGACTCTTCCCCAACCACCCACAGGAAGTTTAATTCTGGGAAGACTTTAGCTTGTTCCGACTCTTCACCCATCCTCCCCAGAAAGGACAACTCTTACACGGCTCAAGTCCCTGAGCTCTCTTCACCAACAGCACCCGGAATGGCCGCCTCTGAGAAGAATCTAATCACCGCGGTTCCTCAATCTAGCCCATCAA CTTCCACAGCCGGTCGACTGGACTCCACCTCTGCCAAGGACCTTGGAAAATACAACTCTGAGGAGACTGAAGAAGAAGATGCCGACAGCGCCAAGGAAGATGATGCTCCGAAGGAGGACACATCGAAATCGAACGTGCTCTGGAAAGAGAGCTTCGGGGAAATTTTGCTTAAGAATCTAGAGGACAGTGCTATGAAAATAATGGAACCGCACGAGTCCCTTGAGGAGTCTTGCAATAAATTCGATCCGATTCAGTTTGAGAACGCTGCCAATGGAACTGATCCAAAACCTGATTCCAAGGATGGCGAAATCAACCAGACCTCCACTAGGGTCTCCAGCCAGGGGGAGAATGAGAAGCCTCGAATGCGCAGatcgaagaagaagaaggctTACAGGAAATGCCTCAGCAATGAACAGCCTGGCCCAGATCCCCAGATCCTCCTGGCTCAGACAGAGACCGGCGAGCTGAAATTGGTGGATGTGGTTGACTTTACGCCTCCGTCCTCCAATGTTTCGTCATCTGAGACTCTAAAGGAGGTGAAAGTGGGGTCCGCACAGAAGCCgaaaaaggaggaaaaagagGAAGGCCAAAATCCAAAAGAGGAACGAGACAATGAGCTGATAAGCCACATCCTTAGGCTACGCGAACGCTATGAACAGGGTATAGACAGGGAGAAGATTGCCCGGGTAATCTTGAAGCCCCATTCAGAGCCTTTCATTTCGCAGGAATTGGCAGACAAGATTTTCATGAGATTTTTCTACTTCTCTATTTTCTTCTTTCTCTTCTTGTTTGTCTGTCCTATCTTTGACAGTCCTCCGTTGATAGAAGTCTTTCTGAAGGCTGTGATGCGATTCATTGTTGAGAATTGCAAGCgcgatatttaa
- the LOC6501851 gene encoding uncharacterized protein LOC6501851 isoform X2 encodes MGKTDNPSGYKLKETEKTVYLKNDTEVIGVQKKYIDVLKINMKDFYKVEDKMAKGDGSEVPPYKVFAQGPSASTTALAAAQKEDTTDLARSKASKDSPKNAALKNLPSTSKVFLDGKTINFGYEPKHTRVSLGMPEDNSAKNKEPLRSPSISPCKGEAMKVPVPPKSLSISPRKVNSDKDSFFPEKVDSETVPVPSDSPHIPTRKVDSEDVVVPLKAPPMLPRMINSESVPSRSDIPHILPRKVGSESAPVLSDCTPIISRKNKSKQGIVPSAPPTIRIQTSTSGNSSGLSDRSPIQSESSDSALILFRRDNSKKVLGPSDVPPVHPRRVNAAKDLDRSNSPAIVPRKVNSKKVLDHSDLPPIHSRRVCSEKVPAPSDYSTIDTRSVSSDMSTVFSVSASIPGEVNSTKELSSDDDSSISDFSPIIFRKLNSMEVVEPLNSPPILPRQYNSDKFAVPSDFSSVFHRKNNSENNPVPLAFHQDSSPTTHRKFNSGKTLACSDSSPILPRKDNSYTAQVPELSSPTAPGMAASEKNLITAVPQSSPSTSTAGRLDSTSAKDLGKYNSEETEEEDADSAKEDDAPKEDTSKSNVLWKESFGEILLKNLEDSAMKIMEPHESLEESCNKFDPIQFENAANGTDPKPDSKDGEINQTSTRVSSQGENEKPRMRRSKKKKAYRKCLSNEQPGPDPQILLAQTETGELKLVDVVDFTPPSSNVSSSETLKEVKVGSAQKPKKEEKEEGQNPKEERDNELISHILRLRERYEQGIDREKIARVILKPHSEPFISQELADKIFMRFFYFSIFFFLFLFVCPIFDSPPLIEVFLKAVMRFIVENCKRDI; translated from the exons ATGGGAAAAACGGATAACCCTTCTGGGTATAAGCTGAAGGAAACGGAGAAAACCGTTTACCTGAAGAACGATACTGAGGTCATAGGTGTCCAGAAGAAGTACATTGACGTCCTTAAGATTAACATGAAGGACTTCTACAAGGTTGAGGACAAAATGGCAAAGGGAGACGGGTCCGAAGTACCTCCATATAAGGTTTTTGCTCAAGGTCCTAGTGCTTCTACTACGGCCCTCGCAGCTGCACAGAAGGAGGATACCACTGACCTAGCACGCTCGAAAGCTTCCAAGGATTCGCCGAAGAACGCAGCCTTGAAGAATTTGCCAAGTACCTCGAAAGTATTTCTAGACGGAAAAACGATCAACTTTGGGTACGAACCGAAGCACACAAGGGTATCCTTGGGCATGCCAGAGGACAACTCTGCAAAGAATAAGGAGCCACTGCGCTCCCCATCAATCTCCCCATGTAAGGGCGAAGCCATGAAGGTTCCAGTCCCCCCAAAGTCGCTATCAATCTCTCCCAGAAAGGTCAACTCTGACAAGGACTCATTTTTCCCGGAAAAGGTAGACTCGGAGACAGTTCCAGTGCCCTCGGACTCGCCACATATCCCTACCAGAAAGGTCGACTCCGAAGATGTTGTGGTCCCTTTAAAAGCGCCACCGATGCTTCCAAGAATGATAAACTCCGAAAGTGTTCCATCTCGCTCCGACATTCCACACATCCTTCCCAGAAAGGTCGGCTCGGAGAGCGCTCCAGTCCTTTCGGACTGTACACCAATCATTTCCAGAAAGAACAAATCTAAGCAAGGTATAGTCCCATCGGCCCCTCCAACAATCCGCATTCAAACATCTACATCTGGGAACAGTTCAGGTCTTTCCGATCGTTCCCCAATCCAATCGGAATCCTCGGACTCTGCATTAATTCTTTTCAGGAGGGACAACTCTAAGAAAGTTCTTGGCCCTTCGGATGTGCCACCAGTCCACCCCAGAAGAGTCAACGCTGCGAAGGATCTAGATCGCTCCAACTCCCCAGCAATCGTCCCTAGAAAG GTCAACTCTAAGAAAGTTTTAGACCACTCAGACTTGCCGCCAATCCACTCTAGAAGAGTCTGCTCTGAAAAGGTTCCAGCTCCGTCCGACTATTCAACTATCGACACCAGAAGCGTGAGTTCCGACATGAGCACTGTCTTCTCAGTTTCGGCATCAATTCCCGGAGAGGTCAACTCTACAAAAGAACTCAGCTCAGATGACGACTCATCAATCTCCGACTTTTCGCCAATCATCTTCAGGAAGCTCAACTCTATGGAAGTTGTGGAGCCTTTGAATTCGCCACCAATCCTCCCCAGGCAGTATAACTCTGACAAATTTGCAGTTCCTTCCGATTTCTCATCAGTCTTCCACAGGAAGAACAACTCTGAAAACAATCCGGTCCCCTTGGCTTTTCACCAGGACTCTTCCCCAACCACCCACAGGAAGTTTAATTCTGGGAAGACTTTAGCTTGTTCCGACTCTTCACCCATCCTCCCCAGAAAGGACAACTCTTACACGGCTCAAGTCCCTGAGCTCTCTTCACCAACAGCACCCGGAATGGCCGCCTCTGAGAAGAATCTAATCACCGCGGTTCCTCAATCTAGCCCATCAA CTTCCACAGCCGGTCGACTGGACTCCACCTCTGCCAAGGACCTTGGAAAATACAACTCTGAGGAGACTGAAGAAGAAGATGCCGACAGCGCCAAGGAAGATGATGCTCCGAAGGAGGACACATCGAAATCGAACGTGCTCTGGAAAGAGAGCTTCGGGGAAATTTTGCTTAAGAATCTAGAGGACAGTGCTATGAAAATAATGGAACCGCACGAGTCCCTTGAGGAGTCTTGCAATAAATTCGATCCGATTCAGTTTGAGAACGCTGCCAATGGAACTGATCCAAAACCTGATTCCAAGGATGGCGAAATCAACCAGACCTCCACTAGGGTCTCCAGCCAGGGGGAGAATGAGAAGCCTCGAATGCGCAGatcgaagaagaagaaggctTACAGGAAATGCCTCAGCAATGAACAGCCTGGCCCAGATCCCCAGATCCTCCTGGCTCAGACAGAGACCGGCGAGCTGAAATTGGTGGATGTGGTTGACTTTACGCCTCCGTCCTCCAATGTTTCGTCATCTGAGACTCTAAAGGAGGTGAAAGTGGGGTCCGCACAGAAGCCgaaaaaggaggaaaaagagGAAGGCCAAAATCCAAAAGAGGAACGAGACAATGAGCTGATAAGCCACATCCTTAGGCTACGCGAACGCTATGAACAGGGTATAGACAGGGAGAAGATTGCCCGGGTAATCTTGAAGCCCCATTCAGAGCCTTTCATTTCGCAGGAATTGGCAGACAAGATTTTCATGAGATTTTTCTACTTCTCTATTTTCTTCTTTCTCTTCTTGTTTGTCTGTCCTATCTTTGACAGTCCTCCGTTGATAGAAGTCTTTCTGAAGGCTGTGATGCGATTCATTGTTGAGAATTGCAAGCgcgatatttaa
- the LOC6501851 gene encoding uncharacterized protein LOC6501851 isoform X1: MGKTDNPSGYKLKETEKTVYLKNDTEVIGVQKKYIDVLKINMKDFYKVEDKMAKGDGSEVPPYKVFAQGPSASTTALAAAQKEDTTDLARSKASKDSPKNAALKNLPSTSKVFLDGKTINFGYEPKHTRVSLGMPEDNSAKNKEPLRSPSISPCKGEAMKVPVPPKSLSISPRKVNSDKDSFFPEKVDSETVPVPSDSPHIPTRKVDSEDVVVPLKAPPMLPRMINSESVPSRSDIPHILPRKVGSESAPVLSDCTPIISRKNKSKQGIVPSAPPTIRIQTSTSGNSSGLSDRSPIQSESSDSALILFRRDNSKKVLGPSDVPPVHPRRVNAAKDLDRSNSPAIVPRKVSSENNPASKNSILPTKVNSKKVLDHSDLPPIHSRRVCSEKVPAPSDYSTIDTRSVSSDMSTVFSVSASIPGEVNSTKELSSDDDSSISDFSPIIFRKLNSMEVVEPLNSPPILPRQYNSDKFAVPSDFSSVFHRKNNSENNPVPLAFHQDSSPTTHRKFNSGKTLACSDSSPILPRKDNSYTAQVPELSSPTAPGMAASEKNLITAVPQSSPSTSTAGRLDSTSAKDLGKYNSEETEEEDADSAKEDDAPKEDTSKSNVLWKESFGEILLKNLEDSAMKIMEPHESLEESCNKFDPIQFENAANGTDPKPDSKDGEINQTSTRVSSQGENEKPRMRRSKKKKAYRKCLSNEQPGPDPQILLAQTETGELKLVDVVDFTPPSSNVSSSETLKEVKVGSAQKPKKEEKEEGQNPKEERDNELISHILRLRERYEQGIDREKIARVILKPHSEPFISQELADKIFMRFFYFSIFFFLFLFVCPIFDSPPLIEVFLKAVMRFIVENCKRDI; encoded by the exons ATGGGAAAAACGGATAACCCTTCTGGGTATAAGCTGAAGGAAACGGAGAAAACCGTTTACCTGAAGAACGATACTGAGGTCATAGGTGTCCAGAAGAAGTACATTGACGTCCTTAAGATTAACATGAAGGACTTCTACAAGGTTGAGGACAAAATGGCAAAGGGAGACGGGTCCGAAGTACCTCCATATAAGGTTTTTGCTCAAGGTCCTAGTGCTTCTACTACGGCCCTCGCAGCTGCACAGAAGGAGGATACCACTGACCTAGCACGCTCGAAAGCTTCCAAGGATTCGCCGAAGAACGCAGCCTTGAAGAATTTGCCAAGTACCTCGAAAGTATTTCTAGACGGAAAAACGATCAACTTTGGGTACGAACCGAAGCACACAAGGGTATCCTTGGGCATGCCAGAGGACAACTCTGCAAAGAATAAGGAGCCACTGCGCTCCCCATCAATCTCCCCATGTAAGGGCGAAGCCATGAAGGTTCCAGTCCCCCCAAAGTCGCTATCAATCTCTCCCAGAAAGGTCAACTCTGACAAGGACTCATTTTTCCCGGAAAAGGTAGACTCGGAGACAGTTCCAGTGCCCTCGGACTCGCCACATATCCCTACCAGAAAGGTCGACTCCGAAGATGTTGTGGTCCCTTTAAAAGCGCCACCGATGCTTCCAAGAATGATAAACTCCGAAAGTGTTCCATCTCGCTCCGACATTCCACACATCCTTCCCAGAAAGGTCGGCTCGGAGAGCGCTCCAGTCCTTTCGGACTGTACACCAATCATTTCCAGAAAGAACAAATCTAAGCAAGGTATAGTCCCATCGGCCCCTCCAACAATCCGCATTCAAACATCTACATCTGGGAACAGTTCAGGTCTTTCCGATCGTTCCCCAATCCAATCGGAATCCTCGGACTCTGCATTAATTCTTTTCAGGAGGGACAACTCTAAGAAAGTTCTTGGCCCTTCGGATGTGCCACCAGTCCACCCCAGAAGAGTCAACGCTGCGAAGGATCTAGATCGCTCCAACTCCCCAGCAATCGTCCCTAGAAAGGTGAGTTCTGAAAACAATCCTGCCTCCAAGAACTCAATTCTTCCCACAAAGGTCAACTCTAAGAAAGTTTTAGACCACTCAGACTTGCCGCCAATCCACTCTAGAAGAGTCTGCTCTGAAAAGGTTCCAGCTCCGTCCGACTATTCAACTATCGACACCAGAAGCGTGAGTTCCGACATGAGCACTGTCTTCTCAGTTTCGGCATCAATTCCCGGAGAGGTCAACTCTACAAAAGAACTCAGCTCAGATGACGACTCATCAATCTCCGACTTTTCGCCAATCATCTTCAGGAAGCTCAACTCTATGGAAGTTGTGGAGCCTTTGAATTCGCCACCAATCCTCCCCAGGCAGTATAACTCTGACAAATTTGCAGTTCCTTCCGATTTCTCATCAGTCTTCCACAGGAAGAACAACTCTGAAAACAATCCGGTCCCCTTGGCTTTTCACCAGGACTCTTCCCCAACCACCCACAGGAAGTTTAATTCTGGGAAGACTTTAGCTTGTTCCGACTCTTCACCCATCCTCCCCAGAAAGGACAACTCTTACACGGCTCAAGTCCCTGAGCTCTCTTCACCAACAGCACCCGGAATGGCCGCCTCTGAGAAGAATCTAATCACCGCGGTTCCTCAATCTAGCCCATCAA CTTCCACAGCCGGTCGACTGGACTCCACCTCTGCCAAGGACCTTGGAAAATACAACTCTGAGGAGACTGAAGAAGAAGATGCCGACAGCGCCAAGGAAGATGATGCTCCGAAGGAGGACACATCGAAATCGAACGTGCTCTGGAAAGAGAGCTTCGGGGAAATTTTGCTTAAGAATCTAGAGGACAGTGCTATGAAAATAATGGAACCGCACGAGTCCCTTGAGGAGTCTTGCAATAAATTCGATCCGATTCAGTTTGAGAACGCTGCCAATGGAACTGATCCAAAACCTGATTCCAAGGATGGCGAAATCAACCAGACCTCCACTAGGGTCTCCAGCCAGGGGGAGAATGAGAAGCCTCGAATGCGCAGatcgaagaagaagaaggctTACAGGAAATGCCTCAGCAATGAACAGCCTGGCCCAGATCCCCAGATCCTCCTGGCTCAGACAGAGACCGGCGAGCTGAAATTGGTGGATGTGGTTGACTTTACGCCTCCGTCCTCCAATGTTTCGTCATCTGAGACTCTAAAGGAGGTGAAAGTGGGGTCCGCACAGAAGCCgaaaaaggaggaaaaagagGAAGGCCAAAATCCAAAAGAGGAACGAGACAATGAGCTGATAAGCCACATCCTTAGGCTACGCGAACGCTATGAACAGGGTATAGACAGGGAGAAGATTGCCCGGGTAATCTTGAAGCCCCATTCAGAGCCTTTCATTTCGCAGGAATTGGCAGACAAGATTTTCATGAGATTTTTCTACTTCTCTATTTTCTTCTTTCTCTTCTTGTTTGTCTGTCCTATCTTTGACAGTCCTCCGTTGATAGAAGTCTTTCTGAAGGCTGTGATGCGATTCATTGTTGAGAATTGCAAGCgcgatatttaa